GCTACGATCCCCTATTTATGACAATATTGAGAATTTATGAGATTACGTAATTCTCTTACTGTATGATCCTTTAGTAAACGGCGAATATATCACGGCGTGCAACCATGACGACGCTGTCAATATTTTGAGGAATGCTGGTGATATAGTAGTTCTAACGGTCAAACATTATCGAGCGGCCAAGCCATTTCTACAGAAAAACGGTAATtgcaacattatatattatcgcaaaaaagaaaaagaaaacggaTAAGAATGAGGATGTATGTATCTCGTGCATTGATATTTTAACTCTTATCaatagaaaaggaagaaaaactGGATAACGTTGCCAATGGTACGGCGGAAGACGGATGGATATCGCCCAACATGCAAGGCGGTAGTCCCAGATGCAGTCATAGCCGTCAAAGTTCTAATGCATCTTCCAGTTCAATGCAGTATAAGAGATGGGTAGACGTAATTACAGGTAGCCGTATCCGCCTTCAatcaaatatgaatatttaaaatcaaatccCTCCTagacatatttctataatttctcTATATCTCTATATCTCTTATTTAGCGTCATGCTAAAATTTTAGgttttactttaaatacataggatttttaatatgtatacgtatatatatataaagacagATTACCtcgtaatcaattttaaaaatataaaacagccACAATTAGATGATATGAATATGAGGGCACTGCGTGGTatgtaataatcaatatacTTTTCAGTTCCGTTAATGATGGCATACGTAACGAGATACATATTTGGTACCGACAAGCTAAGAAGAAACGCATTTGAAGTGAGAGGACTTAACGGTGCACGTACAGGAGTGATACATTGCGACGATAGCGCTATTCTCAGTCAAtggttaaaatatataactgatAACATTACAGGATTGACACATTTACaggtaatacaaataatatatatatctctctctctctctctctctctctctctctctcatgtgTATATAATACTCAGGATTTTTTCACTAACTAACTATTTTAATGCTTGAATTCAATTTCAGATGAAATTGTACAATCGTAATTTTGGAGTCGGCGAGCGTATAGAATACATGGGTTGGGTGAACGAGGCGGTGAGCAATAGCAATCAACCATGGCAGAGTTACAGACCGAGATTTCTAGCTCTAAAAGGACCGGACTTATTATTGTTCGAAACGCCTCCTGTACGTATCAGTTTGTGCGCCTatattgtacttatttattcCAAGTGTTATAAAGATTAtgtcaaatttatttgtcCTTATTGTTTACTTCCAGTGTAATATAGGTGATTGGTCACGCTGTGCACTGACCTTCAAGGTGTATCAGACGATGTTCCGTGTGATGCGCGAATCGGAGAATGTGGACGAGCGGCAGCATTGTTTCCTGGCGCAGAGTCCGGGAAAACCGCCACGTTACTTGAGCGTCGAGACTAGACAGGAACTTCTGAGGGTCGAAGCAGCCTGGCACACCGCTATATGTTCGGCTGTTACGCATTTAAAGGTTCGTCGTGACAAGCTTGCATTTCTGCAAGACATTTTCAGCGTCCTCTCATTCTCCTCTCACGTCTTTTCTTCTTCGTTGCAGAGTAAAACTTTCCCGGTGACTTTCAACAGCAGAACCGCAGGTCTAACATTAGAGTGGACTCAAGGATTTACGTTATCGTATGAAGGAGCTAACGAGATCGCGTGGCGTTACAAATTTTCTCAATTGAGAGGGTCCAGTGACGACGGTAAAAGTAGACTTAAATTGCACTTCCAAGAACCGGACAGCATCGCTATCGAAACAAAGGTAAACACAAATTCTTTGGTGAAACTGAAAGACTCATTGCAATACAATAgtcaaattcaatttttttctttttttctcaaattaaagaaagtaAATTAGAGATCAGAGTATTGCATGCAGACTTTCAATTTTTGTCTTCTCTTATATGCATAGAAGgatgtatatttatgttttgtgTACGTTTCGACAGGAATTGGAGTGCTCCCAGTTGCAAAACTTGTTGTTCTGTATGCATGCGTTTCTTACCGCGAAGGTAGCCGCGGTAGACCCTACGTTTTTAACGTCGACCACTCCGTaaagagatataattatagatataataacGTTGTATTGCCGATGAATCACCAAGTGGATCACTTTTGTGTTCTGTTATCGTTATACGGATTAGAGCGAGCGTGTATTGAAAAGTTGCCGAGAGAGAAGCAAGAAGAGAacgaggaaaagaaagagacagaAGCTAGTCAATATAtccaaaagatatttttatcgtttacatataaaaatcacCAAGCGGTACTATATACTCTACTCATCCTACCAAAAGCCAATTTTactagtatatacatatataaatctaaTGGCTATTATCGTATTATTGTACGCCTCTAGATACGAATTCTCGCGAGTTTCTAGAAGCGACGGTATGCATTTATAAATGATTGTCCAACTATACGATGCGATTACGTTGCTGCTTTTGCTACATtgtgtttatttctttttgaactTTTTGAGGAATACGTAATTTCaagtacatatgtataattctACGAGGATTGAATGAGACATTATTCATGACTGAAtgagaatattttaacaaatgaatgaagatttttttacaaaacttgtTTGTTGTTGACAGAAATATATTCGTTTATCTAATAAGTATGTTGAGAAATagatacaagaaaaaaagaaattaatagggttttttaaaaacacaatGAATCATGCTCATGGAGAAGCATTGCTTTTCATTCAACCCTCGTATACGTAATCTACtcttatagatatattttaattatattttagtaatactatttttttagttatctCTCGGTTGCgcttttgttataatattatatgtttgagATCTCaagataataattgaaatttatatatatatatatatatatacgtaagaATCAATGCACGTGGATTTATGACTTCTAAGTTACAATAACGGCGAATTTTGTTTAGTTATAACAAATTGTATACTTATACATTGTATTGCGtactatacatgtatatatcaGGTGCCTTAAAAACCATGAACAAGAAGTAGCTAAATTAAAGGAGGCATCAATTTTTCGTTTCTCATCGATGAGGAGAAAATCATACTACacatatatttagaatatttataaaagaaatgagGTTGTTGCATTTCAGTCTAGAAGTTTTAATTTGCAATCTTAAAGAGATACTTTAAagagtataattaaattgaaagagACACAATATATCGATTCGTCCATCCGACAAAACGTCAAAGTAATTGCTCTACAGCAATAAGATAATCTACAATTAGACAACCATATGTCGGatatcgaaataattttatttattgaagcAGTATTATCGATGGGGGCAATAAATTCTATGGATTAAGCGTTGGTACTATCAGTTTCGAGCTAGAGTTACTCTTGTAACTATTCATAACTCTCAGCTGTACTTTCCTGTACCAGACGCAACAGCTATGTTCTATTAAATCGTTTAACATACgattagagaaaatttatctatatgaataattatgaTTGCGATAGAATGTCATATGCGCGGAAAGCTTTGATACGTAATGGATATATGAATGTCACATTTCAATAACTCGAAAGCTCTATAGtgtctttaaatatatcaattatctCTTTCCAATCACTAGCTATAGTGACATAGACTTAACAAACACTGTATATTAAGTGACTATATCTTACATTGGTtcgcaattatatttaaagcaaTAATTCTATTATGAACGAAcaattagaaagaaaaataataagagagtaggatatataaataaattatatatataagagaactgcataattataaaacaagaaaaacaagaaatatcCTTCTTGGTAGTAGTTATGAAAATATTGCACGTTTTTCAATGTTTGcctaatcattttttaatttcttaaatgtaaGACGAACGGCCACGTCGTGTCGCATAAAGacgatgtaaaattaattttgacgtTGAGGagacattttaatttctatctcATGTGTTACGAAAGTCTCCAGTTACTCGTAGAAAGTGCCTACAAAGTAACAGTAAATATGTGAAAAGAAATCCGTGCTTCTGTTATATCGCAACGTAATTAATACGTACTTTTCTAGTCTACAAAACGTTAGAGTGTTTTACTTATGATTAATCTATGATCGAAGCATTTGCTCGTCTCTCGATCGCGAAGATCCAGAGCAATTCGAATGAAAAGAACCACTGTTTCTCGACGAATCTGTTACCGATGTCACACCAACATTTATCATGTAAAAGGGTACCTTTGCCTATAACTCTTTCTGAACATTTCTTTTCCACGATcgatataatatatcatagtagtataataagaattaaacgATATCCGGTCTTGAATTTAAGCACAGAGCAATGCCATTGATTTCAGCTGTATTTTGCACATCTTAAAgtcttatttatttcttttaaatttttagattttgacataaagaaattttattaaattatatattatgtatcaaattaaAGCTTAAACCTTTGTCCCatgtttgatttttaaaattaattggaaagCTTAATTTactaagaaattttattactcaatgtaaaataatttttctcaacaatatattttacacattgtGTATTCTCTGCGCTTAAAGTTAGGAGAATTATCAAGAACTGCACAATTATTCTATATAAGTAAGTTAACCATAAGCGAGAATGTCTGGAATAAAGCTGAAAAAGATCTGAGACACAATCAGGTCTAGATTATAGTCACTTATCGTAACTACAGGTTGTTCTAGCAGAGCTTTGAAtccttaatataatatattgtatactcTGTTAAATACGTCAACGCAAACCCCAATTAAATTTCCcttatatttactaaataagattttttatttggaataGATTATATAAGAGTAAACTTTTTATGAACGTTGTTGATATTTaagatctttctttttttctatctattCAACTATCTAATACATTTTTCCTTGAAACTGTTCAATCCGTGTGATTCTCCGGATTCAGCTCATTCTATAAATTACACGAAATAGAAGATAGCTGTACACGCGACGTACTCTGCCTATAAACTTACTGACTAcacaattaatttctttcgGCGAATGTTTGCGATTCCGAAATTTCACCGTTGCATTCAGATTCGTTAGTtggatttatttctttttcctttatctcttcatacgtatatattaaatgGAAAAGTGAACTTGCAGCGCCGGCTTAACATTAACATCGGAATCTTATATTTCGAAATATAGTTTATCTGTTATAATGTCTATATCCCCCATTGACAATATGTTCCAAAATATATCATTGTTAGAAGTTACAAATCTGTTGTGTATTTAATTACCTATTTCTCTCCTTTAGTCattctttaatattgtattttgagaagtatttttgagatatttgaGAAAGTAAAtaggttttttattaattaaaacaattattatttgataagatagggaagtaataatattgaagtttttattatgtttatattgtgtttttatgtGGATAGagtaaaaatgctaagtgaaAAAGAAATGCTACAATAAAGAAGACTTATTAGTTATCATGTttctatttagaaattaatttcgaaaataaatattttattttattttattttatttatttaatttaattaataactcgATACTCTACGAGAGAAATCATTTTTCTCCCATTTCATGTTTTATAAGAATCTATagactaaaataaaaacgttatcttaaagaaaattgttcgGGTGCATCTCTCGAAAAATCATCAAAGTTATCCGGAGTACATGTTTTGACGAGAAGTTATCGCGACTTATCGATTCAAGATATCGTGCTTCTCGGAGGAAGAGTTCCTAGACGGATCAGACTGAAGTAAGTTACAAGTTCGAAATTTCGTGGTTATTCCACGTTCGCGATATTAGAAAACTACGATCCATAGGAGGTAACGCGATAGAAAGTGgcgcaaaatataaaaattatcgtgcTTTTTTATATCCAAGACGGCAAAACATTCATTATAAATGTTctgaaaatttacttttaacaattatgtaataaagagtttatttttttttaaaggttttataaagattttgaaatggaacaaaaattattgctacaataaataaaatatattttgaatgtaatacgtacatgtttattatatttatttatacttatattttctagacataaaaatacgtacaaaatatttatgcatattttatacatattttataaatcttttgtcTGGggattctaaatttaaatcgCATTTAAAAATACGAGCGCAAGATAAACACGCATGTGCAACAGTGCGGCCTGAAGTGTTccgttttctctctttcctctcccGCGAGTCCCGCGTTCCATTCCTTCATTCCGTGTTTCGCTCCGTCTGTTCCGGCCATTTCTGATTTCTGAGGTCGCGCATTCGTCGTTCGCACGTAGAATCATTTCGAGAGTGTTCAAGAGTGTTCGAGAGGCAAGAGTGAACGAAACGAGAGGAGAATACAGAAGTGACGGGTTTTCCCCGAGTCCCTATTggtttctctttttccttttttcttttcgcggCTGAACTCGCGATCAGACGCGAAATTGCGAAATCCGCGTCGCGTTGCCACCATTTGCCACGGGagtagggggggggggagacgGTCATCTCCGACTCCGACGCGATTctgatattcttttattctacgGTATGTCAGAAGGCGAGGCGTTGTCGCAGAAGAAGCAACCGCAGTTTCATCCGCAGCAGCAACCGTCAATCGGATCGGGTCCGATGGCGAATATGGCGTGGCAATACCCGCCGAACAATATGCACAACATGTACCCACCATACCCCGGGTGAGTCGCAACGTTGGAGACCGATCTTTCAACGCGCGCGGACAATGGAGTCGGCCATTTCGAGTGACGCGACGTCGCAACGATTTCTCGAGAGTCGCCTTGCCCGCGTTTGTCTCACTACTCCAATTTGCGAATTTCTcgatttagttttaaattctGAATTCCAATTTTCGGATTCGTCGAAATTGCTCCAAACGAGCGTAACGCTAAACCGCGTGTACATGTCCGTACATGTTCGTGCATGTATGATTCATGTGGAGCATGAAGATTGCGTGTGCGCTAAGTTCGTGCTTGTCTCTATTCGATTGTCTCTATTTTATCTCTCTAGATGAGACTTTAAGCGAGCGAGATTTGTCGGTGAGATAGTCGAGTTTTTCGCTTTAATCGGTTTTAATATTGCtacatataatactatacccctaatatttctattaattattataatttttatattttatggtattttacattaatttgaaaattttttgtgttcgATAGATCTACTCTTTTtaattggcaaaaaattttgtctcgatatataaattaggttttattctgtttttttaatcatgCTGACTTATTCAGtttcttctttcttaattGGAGTATAAGGGATTTTGtcacaaaaaaaatcaaatatctaTACAACAATGTCAAATTTTCTGTTAATACTATGGaactataattatgttataagatACAAAGTtatgtttgaaaataatttctacaaaTCTCTTTTTACAGACAAATGTATGGCCCAGGGTATCAAGGTGTGCCCCATCAAGGGCAAGTGTTTAATTATTACCACATGATGCCAGGATATGGCCAGGCTTTTAATCCTCAACAGATGCAGCAACATCATCAACAGCAGCAACATCAACAGCAGCAACATCAACAGCAACAGCatcaacagcagcagcagcagcaacaacagcagcagcagcagcaacaacagcagcagcagcaacagcaaggAAACAATCAGACAAAGCAGCAGTTACAGCAACAACCTCCTATACCTGGTACTCCGATGCCCCTAGACGATGAATCTGATCTTCCACCGTTGCCACCCGGTCCACCACCGTCTGTTCCACCAGCTCAACAACATAACAACCATttacagcagcagcaacagccaATGGCTTATTCAGGAATGATGTACAATTCATTTCCCTATGGTAGCTGGAATGGCATGCATAATGATTCTTCTCGTAAgtgtcatttatattttttttttaatgatagatGGGCAAAGAAGTTACAGTTGTAGCAGAATGAAAAttgattacattattaaaagtttccACATTGTTTTAGccttttacatatattaatttttttgtattaaaaataaactaggttatttcacaaaaaaatgctttgaaaaaattgaaactacAAAAGCctacaaataacaaatttaagaatgttattttattgtttaacggTTTTGTGTTtagaaaatttgtttacagtGTCATGTAgcttgataatatttattgctatcAAGTGTACTTCGCCCAtccttgtaattattttgaatgtaCAACTCTAAAGTaagtattatttctttacagaGTATAACGGTCAAAATACAATTCGCTTTAATTTACCAAATAAGAAAACAGGTCTTGGATACACCGGGCCGTCCGGCAATAGCGGCGCCGCGAAGAAAAAACGTAAGCGGAACAAAAATTTAGCAGCTCAATTCAACAATAGCTTTCAGGCAAACGTTCCATCTACCAGTCCCTTCATGCCTAACGGGCCTAATGCAAAACCTGTGGAATTACCACCATTACCACCTCCCGCGCAATGCGAAATGGCGGCTCCACCGCCGCCGAGTGAGGAGCCACCTACGCCTGTTGCGCCGGCCACCACAGTTGCCAGCAGTGTGACTCCTAATACCGGCATTACTCCTTCTATCGCTCACAGTCCAGTCGGGGACTGGCCCGAAAGTTTGAAGAATTATGTAAATCGCTGCTACGAGAAATGTAAGACGGCGGTCGACAAGGATCAAGTCGAAATCATACTGAAGGGCAAGATCACGCGTGCCGCGAACGATGGCTCGCTCTGGGTGAAAGACTGGGATAAGGAGCCTCTGCCCAGCATCCATAGCGAACGTATGACCTTGACGATCAAGCCTTCGAAGCCGGCGTTAAAGTTGGCGAATCCTCTGGCAAGCCCACTGGTTAATGCACAGGGAGGCCTGCGCAAGCCTGGCCTCTCAAGTTCTCTCGGGGCTCGGCTTGGTGCACGTCTCTCTGTGACACACAGCAGGCGGTCGAGGACAAGGTCGAGGTCGAGGTCTAGATCGAGGTCAAGATCAAGATCCAAATCGAGGTCGCGATCCCGTTCGCGGTCGCGGTCACGATCGCGCTCGCGTTCGAGGTCAAGATCCACGCGTTCGCGCACACGTAGTCCGCCGTCGCGCAGGTACAGCAACAGGCGCAGTACGTCTTCATCGTCGAACTTAAGCGATCGAGAGCACGATTACAAGGCGCTCAAAGTGAAAAAATCCGCGCGCAACAAGGCGAATCACGGCAACAAGAAGTCCAAGAAGACTAAGCAGGCTAAATCGCATTTCTATTCCGAATTTGGTTTAGCTACAGGCAACACGGACGAGCTGGGAACCAAGGAGAAGCTGCAGCAGCGCGCCGCCCGATTCAACGGCGGTATTTCCAGGACGGTCAGCAGCGTTATTATTAGAGATGACTCGAACATGGACTTCGACTTTACAGGCCTTCACATCGTTGGCACGTGCAAGGATATAGAGAAGCCCTATTTGCGTCTGACATCGGTACGTGGATatcaaaaatcttttatattgtcTCAtctgcaattaataaaaaacatgaaGTATTTTGAAAGATTTAGATAAGTTATGTCGCAATTATGCGATGTAATTCGCGgtcacacatttttttatgaaattatatatgttataggCTCCTGCTCCTTCTGCAGTTCGACCGGTAAGTGTACTTCAAAATTCTTTGGCCCATGTCAAGAAACGTTGGCTGGCCGACCAGGACTACAGATATGCTTGTGACCAATTAAAATCCATCCGGCAAGATCTTACCGTGCAAGGTATCAGGGACGCGTTTACAGTTCATGTGTATGAAACCCATGCTCGTGTAGCTTTAGAACGCGGTGATCATGAGGAATTCAATCAGTGTCAGACACAGCTGAAAATGCTGTACCAAGATCTTGGTGGTGCTAACCGATGCGAATTTATTGCGTACCGAATTCTCTATTATATCTTCACAAAAAATACTCAAGGTAAAACATGGAGTCAACAACGTAAAAGATCAATATTTCTCGAAATTACAttgttcaattattttataatgatattttcaatttcagATTTAACAACAATTTTAGCTGCACTTACGGAGGAGGATAAAAATGAtgaatgcataaaatatgcgttgAAAGTGCGCTCAGCTTGGTGGTTGGGTAACTTCCACGCTTTTTTCAAACTATATAGGACAGCGCCAGCTATGTCCGCCTTTTTAATGGACTGGTTTGTTGCGAGAGAGCGAAAGAAGGCAttgaaattaatgataaagtCGTACGTATTAAATCTTACTGTTACTGTTATCTAGTAACACTatgtgttaaaatttaatcattttttaaattgtgttttttattaagaaattgtacactttttaaatcgataaaaataatttatactgactttaataactttaattttattctcaaattttattcaattttaataatcattaatagAATAGCAAAGTATTCTAtcgtatcattaaaataaaaagggtacaatttttcactgattttttaaacagttttcggaaaaaaatttGGAGAACAGCTTGTTCTTATCGATAAATGCAaacatatgtttttttaattgttgcatttactttctaaaagaaaattttttaattatgatttatcataataattaaaaaagtatatcgaGCTTAATCGATATGCTTTTGTCAAGttgatttaatgtttatttctaaacGTCTAATCCAATTTCAGCGCCATGTTTCAACAAATTACACGAAGAAACATGGACCACATAAACTATAtgcaaacatatatatatatattacagatTTCTGTTACAGGACGTCGTACCCGAAAGctaattgcatattttattgttttctttctgTTTTATGTATTCTACTGCCATATCATGCGGCCTTATCTAACATGTGCATTTCTTCTGCTGTTTAGCTACCGGCAAAATTTGGCGGTTCATTTCGTCGTAGCGGAATTGGCCTTTGAATCTTTGGACAAGTTTTATGAATTTGTCAGCGAGTTCGGCTTGGTTTACGCTGATCTCGTTCGACAGCAAATCGACTGCAAGGCAAGCAGTGGTAGTCTAGGTGGTTGGTAGAAGGCAACGCCACTCTACTGCCCAACTTTTACCCCTTGTGGCGGAAGATAATTTAACACGCGAGAAAGAAGGgccacacacacatacacatacacccacaagcatacatacatacatgcacaCATGGATTTCACGTGTGTTATATCACGTGTATATGCATATGTTTCCGGTATATGTGACTCATATGCATATATGCAACTCAAATGTTTATTCCATTCCGCTGGGGTTATACATATTTCCATAAATTTCCCTCGCTCTTGGAAGTCCCGTGTGTGCTGGCTCTACCTTTCACAAACGATCTTCAAATCATCGTCCCACGGAAGTTTCATCACCGTCGGGCGCAAAATCGAAAGCTTTGGGACTCCGACTACAGCTTCGACTGTGAATTTGTACATACACGCTCCCTCGTTCGGTTCTCCCGCGCGCACATTGTACATAATCACAAGAGGACGTATATGCGGATTTCTCGCCGGGGGTTCTTGGAAGTTGTACAAAAAATTGGGACGGATGATCGTTTCCGTTCATTCGGCGCTACCTCactaaacaaattaaatgagaaaaaaaaatcgttttaaaCGTCGAGGATCATATTCGCAACGCAAACGGTACAATCTACGGTCttcgcaataaaaaaaagcccATCTTTCATTTGTTCTCGACTCGGGACGACCGCTCTCTCCTTTTCAATTGTTCGTAGCTTGATGCCGTACGCATGCTTCACTGCCACGGTGCTCGATCGATTTTCGAAGTATTCCTTTAAGTATTactacatgaaaaaaaaacaacccGTAGCTGACCCAGCCGAGCCGCAATGCAAGCTTCTCTCCCTTTGAAGAGAGAGGTGGCTTCAAAGAGAAACGCGAATAAGGATTTCGTTTCACAAATTCGAAGACACGAGTCGCGATTTGAGAAGACACCGAGTGGTGACCTATACGTTCGTGCCGCCCATACTCGAGAGACACTTTTCTCGGTCAACGGTAAACAGAGCGTTCCTAGTCGCGATAAGTGTCATTTCCCGGAGCCCGAGAAGAACCCAATAGATGAAGTAGAAGGAAGAAGGAAGAAGTGGCAGGAATCACTTTACGGAATACATCTTTACTCGTGGACGAACACACGCGAAAGACGTCGGAGATCTGGGAA
This DNA window, taken from Monomorium pharaonis isolate MP-MQ-018 chromosome 6, ASM1337386v2, whole genome shotgun sequence, encodes the following:
- the LOC105838867 gene encoding gamma-1-syntrophin isoform X1 — protein: MRINATKMSTPIEEKIDQKLKVRTGMVTVSDGKSKPVPMRLHLSMEVLKLQREDLEQAANHNKPPLDAKERMVQITRQKIGGLGLSIKGGAEHKLPVLISRIYKGQAADQCGQLFVGDAIIKVNGEYITACNHDDAVNILRNAGDIVVLTVKHYRAAKPFLQKNEKEEKLDNVANGTAEDGWISPNMQGGSPRCSHSRQSSNASSSSMQYKRWVDVITVPLMMAYVTRYIFGTDKLRRNAFEVRGLNGARTGVIHCDDSAILSQWLKYITDNITGLTHLQMKLYNRNFGVGERIEYMGWVNEAVSNSNQPWQSYRPRFLALKGPDLLLFETPPCNIGDWSRCALTFKVYQTMFRVMRESENVDERQHCFLAQSPGKPPRYLSVETRQELLRVEAAWHTAICSAVTHLKSKTFPVTFNSRTAGLTLEWTQGFTLSYEGANEIAWRYKFSQLRGSSDDGKSRLKLHFQEPDSIAIETKELECSQLQNLLFCMHAFLTAKVAAVDPTFLTSTTP
- the LOC105838867 gene encoding gamma-1-syntrophin isoform X2, with the translated sequence MRINATKMSTPIEEKIDQKLKVRTGMVTVSDGKSKPVPMRLHLSMEVLKLQREDLEAANHNKPPLDAKERMVQITRQKIGGLGLSIKGGAEHKLPVLISRIYKGQAADQCGQLFVGDAIIKVNGEYITACNHDDAVNILRNAGDIVVLTVKHYRAAKPFLQKNEKEEKLDNVANGTAEDGWISPNMQGGSPRCSHSRQSSNASSSSMQYKRWVDVITVPLMMAYVTRYIFGTDKLRRNAFEVRGLNGARTGVIHCDDSAILSQWLKYITDNITGLTHLQMKLYNRNFGVGERIEYMGWVNEAVSNSNQPWQSYRPRFLALKGPDLLLFETPPCNIGDWSRCALTFKVYQTMFRVMRESENVDERQHCFLAQSPGKPPRYLSVETRQELLRVEAAWHTAICSAVTHLKSKTFPVTFNSRTAGLTLEWTQGFTLSYEGANEIAWRYKFSQLRGSSDDGKSRLKLHFQEPDSIAIETKELECSQLQNLLFCMHAFLTAKVAAVDPTFLTSTTP
- the LOC105838866 gene encoding leukocyte receptor cluster member 8 homolog codes for the protein MSEGEALSQKKQPQFHPQQQPSIGSGPMANMAWQYPPNNMHNMYPPYPGQMYGPGYQGVPHQGQVFNYYHMMPGYGQAFNPQQMQQHHQQQQHQQQQHQQQQHQQQQQQQQQQQQQQQQQQQQQQGNNQTKQQLQQQPPIPGTPMPLDDESDLPPLPPGPPPSVPPAQQHNNHLQQQQQPMAYSGMMYNSFPYGSWNGMHNDSSQYNGQNTIRFNLPNKKTGLGYTGPSGNSGAAKKKRKRNKNLAAQFNNSFQANVPSTSPFMPNGPNAKPVELPPLPPPAQCEMAAPPPPSEEPPTPVAPATTVASSVTPNTGITPSIAHSPVGDWPESLKNYVNRCYEKCKTAVDKDQVEIILKGKITRAANDGSLWVKDWDKEPLPSIHSERMTLTIKPSKPALKLANPLASPLVNAQGGLRKPGLSSSLGARLGARLSVTHSRRSRTRSRSRSRSRSRSRSKSRSRSRSRSRSRSRSRSRSRSTRSRTRSPPSRRYSNRRSTSSSSNLSDREHDYKALKVKKSARNKANHGNKKSKKTKQAKSHFYSEFGLATGNTDELGTKEKLQQRAARFNGGISRTVSSVIIRDDSNMDFDFTGLHIVGTCKDIEKPYLRLTSAPAPSAVRPVSVLQNSLAHVKKRWLADQDYRYACDQLKSIRQDLTVQGIRDAFTVHVYETHARVALERGDHEEFNQCQTQLKMLYQDLGGANRCEFIAYRILYYIFTKNTQDLTTILAALTEEDKNDECIKYALKVRSAWWLGNFHAFFKLYRTAPAMSAFLMDWFVARERKKALKLMIKSYRQNLAVHFVVAELAFESLDKFYEFVSEFGLVYADLVRQQIDCKASSGSLGGW